The following DNA comes from Rhodopseudomonas boonkerdii.
CAGGTCTCCGACGGTCCGCAGGTCTCGAGCGAGCAGTTCAGCGTCGGCGGCATGGATACGGTTCGCGGCTATCTCGAATCCGAAGTGCTCGGTGATGACGGCATCGTCGGAAACATCGAAATCCGCTCTCCCGATGTCGGCAGCATGCTGCAGAAGGAAATGAAGGATGAGACAGGGCAGGGCAATCCACGTTTCACGACTTTTAACGAGTGGCGCTTCTTCGGCTTCGTCGATGCCGGTCATGTCCGCGTGCAGCGCCCGCTGCCCGAACAGCAGACGCGGTTCGACGTCTGGAGCTACGGCGCTGGCACTCGGTTCAAGGTCTTCGAAGGCTTCAATGGCGTCATCGCCTATTCGGTGCCGATGATCAGCCAAGCTTACACGCATGCCAATTCTGGGCGCGTGAACTTCCGTATCTGGGGTGAATTCTGATGACGATGGGGAACGGTCACATGAGCATGGGCGTCTCGGATTTGCGCCGGCGAATGAAGAATGCGGCTGCGGGCCTCGTGCTCGGGTTTGCCGCGGCGATGACGTTGTTTCCGTCCACGGCGAATGCCTGGTGGAACGATGAATGGCAGCTGCGCAAGAAGATCAATATCGATGCGAGTGCCACAGGTGCCAACATCACCGATCCGATCGGTACAGTCCCGGTGCTGGTGCGCCTGCATTCCGGCAACTTCCGTTTTAGCCTTGCCAAGGATGACGGCAGCGACCTGCGCTTCGTCGCCACCGACGATAAGACCCCATTGAAGCATCACATCGAGAAGTGGGATGCGTTGCTCGGTGAGGCGCTGGTCTGGGTGTCGGTGCCGAATGTGGCACCAGGCGCCAAGTCGGATTTCTGGATCTACTACGGCAACAAGAAAGCGGCGGCCGCCAACGATTCCAAAGGCACTTACGATGCCGACACCGCGCTGGTCTATCATTTCAACGAGCGCGGCACGCCGGCGATCGATGCATCGGTCTGGGCCAACAACGCGCAGAGTGTCGGCCAGCCGGCTGACGGTTCGCTGATCGGCACCGGCCTGCGCCTCGACGGTCGCAACATTGTCACGCTGCCGGCTTCGCCGTCGCTGGGCATGGCGGAGGGGGCACCGTTTACCCTGTCGGTCTGGATCAAGCCGGCTGCGGTACAGCCGAATGCTGCTCTTTACAGTCGTCGTGACGGCGCCAACGGTCTGGTGATCGGCATGGACAATGGCGTTCCCTTCGTCGAAGTGAGCAACGCCGCTGGCACCCAGCGTACCGGCGCCGGCGCTCCGATTGCTGCCAATTCCTGGAATCACCTGGCGGTCGTGGCCGCCAGCGGCACCGTCACCCTGCATCTCAACGGCGCCTCCTACGCAGTACTCAATGCGTCCGTCCCGGCCCTGACCGGTGTTGCACGGCTCGGCGGCGATGCCCCGCCGCCGGCCGCCGCTCCGGCAGCGCCAGCAGCTGACGCGGCAGCGCCACCGGCGGACGGCGGGACTCCAGCTGCCGAAGCTCCTGCTTCAGTTCCGGTCGCTGCAGCGATGGCCGGTTTCGTCGGCGACATTGACGAACTGCAGATCTCCAAGATCGCGCGTTCGCCGGGCTTCATCAAATTCACTGCAGTCGAGCAAGGCACCGAGCCCGCCAAGTTGATCGCCTTCAGTAATGATGAAGAGACCGCCAGCTGGCTGTCGGGCCACTTCGCCATCATCCTGAAGGCGGTCACCATCGACGGCTGGATCGTGATCGCGCTCCTGATCGTCATGGCCATCGCGAGCTGGATCGTGACCTGGGACCGCGTCAGCTATATGAAGAAGCAGGCGAAGGCGAACGACCGCTTCATGAAGAGCTTCCGCCAGCTTTCCGACAACCTCACCGCGCTCGATCGTGGCGAGATTGACGAGAATGCCGCCGTGCTCGGAAGCAAACTCAGCGAAGAAGAAGCGCAGATGGTCCGTGCGTCGTCGCTGTACCGCATCTACCACGTCGGCTCCGAGCAGATCAGTAATCGCTTCGCCAATAGCGACATGATCCGCCTGAACGGTGCATCGATCTCGGCAATTCGCGCCGCGCTCGACAGCATGTTCGTCAAGGAAAGCCAACGCCTCAACAAGCTGATGGTGGTGCTGACCATCTCGATTTCGGGCGGCCCCTTCCTCGGCCTGCTCGGCACCGTGGTCGGCGTCATGATCACCTTCGCGGCCATCGCGGAAAGCGGTGACGTCAACGTCAACGCCATCGCGCCAGGTATCGCTGCCGCGCTCGTCGCCACCATCGCCGGCCTGTTCGTCGCTATCCCGGCGCTGTTCGCCTACAACTATCTGGTGACGCGTATCGGCGAGCTGACCTCGGACATGCAGGTGTTCATCGACGAGTTCGTGACCAAGATGGCCGAGTTCTACTCCAGCGAGTCGATCGCGGATCATCGCCAGGCTGCGGAGTAAGTGGCGATGCAGCTCCAGAGCAAAGGTAAGCCGTACGATGATATCAACATCACGCCGATGTTGGACCTCGCTTACGTGCTGCTGATCATTTTTATCGTGATGACCACCGCGACGGTGCAAGGGCAGAAAGTCAATCTGCCCAAAGCATCTGCCGCTCCGAGCCTCGCGACGCCGACCACGAAGGCGATCACCGTCTCCAACGACGGCAAGATCTTCCTCGACACCATTCCGGTGACGTTGCCCGAGCTTGAGCAGCGTCTGGTGCAGCAGAAGGCGCTGACGCCGGAATTCCCAGTTGTGCTGCGCGGCGATGCCCAGACCCAGTACCAAAGCGTGATGGACGTCCTCGATCTGCTGGGCCGCATCGGCCTGTCGCAGGTCGGTCTCGCCACCAAGCCTCTCGTGAAGTAACGCCGTAATGCAGACCGTCAGCCACATCGACGATCATACCAAGGGCGTCTTCGCGACTCTTTGGGGCTGGCTGCGTCGCGGCGTCTCCAGGATGATCGTCGAGCCAGCGGTGCAGGAGAGTGGCGCGCTATCGCCAGCCAATGCCAGTCTTCCTCAGGAGCAGGGCATTGTCCTGCCGTTCCCGTTGCGGGGCGAAGCATTGCTGGTTCGGCTCGCCGAGCTGCTGCGCCGCCGTGTCGGAGAACTGGTGCCGCGCAGCGAACGTCTGTCGCTCCTATTGTCGCATCATCCAGCGCTGCGCCTGTCCATCGACGAAAGTGCATTCGTCGAGTTCGACGCGCCGACCGCCGAGTTCAATCTGGTGATCGAGGCGCCGAGTGGCACGCGGATGATCATCCAGACAACGGATTTCGATGCTGTGGTGAAATTCGTTTTGCAATATGTCGTCGAGAAACTCTCCGATGACGCCGTGCTGGAGGCCGCATCGTGAAGAAGCCGCCCGGAAAGATTGCGGACACCGAGGCCGGCAATCGCGGCGCCTATCTGCATTATGGTGCAGTGGTCGTCTTCGTCATGCTGATGTTCGCAGGTGGTTGGTACCTGGTGATGAGCGGCAGCGACATGCCGGCTCCAAAGCAGGTGCGCGAGTTGACGGTGGTCAACATCGTACCGCCGCCGCCTCCACCTCCGCCGCCCGAACAGAAGATGATCGAGCAGCCGAAGGTCACTGAAGAGACCAAGATGATCGAGCAGCCGCTCGATGAGAAACCACCGGAAAAACCGGCCGACGAGCCGGTGAAGGACGCCAAGAGCGAGGAGCCTCCGGGCCCGCTGTCGCTCGATGCCAAGGCCACGGGTCCGGGCGACCTGTTCAATCTCGGCAGCAAGGTCGGCGGCAGCCCCTATGGCGGCCGCGGTGGAGGCGGCAGCAAGTTCGGCTGGTACGCCTCGATCGTGCAGACCCAGATCGAAGCGGCGATCCGCGCCAACGAGAAGACCAAGAATGCGGTGATGCAGCTGCAGTTCCGTATCTGGGCTGACAATACCGGCCGCATCAATCGCGTCGAGCTCGTCAATTCGAGCGGCAGCGCCGAGGTCGACGCCGCCATTCGCAACGATGTCATCGGCAGGCTGACGCTGCGGGAGCCGCCGCCGAACGACATGCCGATGCCCATCAATGTCCGGGCGACCGGACGCAAGCCAACCTAATTCGCGCGGCCGGGGGACGGCCAAGCGACCACTTCGACTAGCAGGGGACTTGATCCGATGTTCGACAGAAAGACCGATACCGCCCGGCGCGTGCTGCCGCTCGCAGTATCGATGTGCGCGCTGACCCTCGCCGTGCCGGCGCTGGCACAGGACGGCGAAGCGACGGGCAAGGCCAAGCGTCCCCAGGTGTCGCGTGCAAAGCCGGTCGCGCCGAACTCGACCACGAGTCTGGTCAACCTGCTGATCAAGCAGGGAGTGATCACCGAGGAGCAGGGCACTGCGTTGATCAAGCAGGCCGAAGACGAGGCCTATGTGCAGCGTGAAGCTGCCAAGGGGGCATCGGCCCGTGCCGAGGAAGCCGCGAAGGCGGCCACCGCGGCGGCGGCCGCCGCCTCGCCTCCTGGCACCAAGCATGTCACCTACGTTCCGGAGATCGTGAAGCGTCAGTTGCGCGACGAGATCAAGCGTGAAGTGATGGCCAAGGCCGAGAAGGAAAACTGGGCTTCGCCAGGTAAGTATCCGGAATGGGCACAGCGCATCCGCTTCTACGGCGATCTGCGTGCGCGTTATGAAGGTCAGTTTTTCCCGACAGGAAATGATCCACGTCTGGTCAATTTTAACGCCATCAATACGGGCAACCCGTACGAGCTATCGGAAAACAATCCGTACTTCGCACCTACTCTAAATACTAGTCAGGATCGCGATCGCGCTCGTATCCGTCTGCGCGTCGGCGCCGATATCGATGTCGCAGACAGCGTGGTCGGCGGTTTTCGTTTAGCCAGCGGCGACAGCAATTCGCCGGTATCACTCAATCAAAGTCTTGGTGCCAATGGCGGAAACTTCTCGAAGTATGCGATTTGGATCGATCGGGCGTTCGTGCGTTACCAACCGTCGAGCGATTTCAGTTTTTCAGTGGGTCGCTTTGATAATCCGTTCTGGTCGCCGACTGATCTCGTCTGGTATCGCGATCTTGGCTTCGACGGTTTTGCCGCTCAACTGAAGCATGAGGTGGCTCCGGGGGTGACACCGTTCATTGTGGCCGGTGCGTTCCCGACCTT
Coding sequences within:
- a CDS encoding DUF2341 domain-containing protein is translated as MSMGVSDLRRRMKNAAAGLVLGFAAAMTLFPSTANAWWNDEWQLRKKINIDASATGANITDPIGTVPVLVRLHSGNFRFSLAKDDGSDLRFVATDDKTPLKHHIEKWDALLGEALVWVSVPNVAPGAKSDFWIYYGNKKAAAANDSKGTYDADTALVYHFNERGTPAIDASVWANNAQSVGQPADGSLIGTGLRLDGRNIVTLPASPSLGMAEGAPFTLSVWIKPAAVQPNAALYSRRDGANGLVIGMDNGVPFVEVSNAAGTQRTGAGAPIAANSWNHLAVVAASGTVTLHLNGASYAVLNASVPALTGVARLGGDAPPPAAAPAAPAADAAAPPADGGTPAAEAPASVPVAAAMAGFVGDIDELQISKIARSPGFIKFTAVEQGTEPAKLIAFSNDEETASWLSGHFAIILKAVTIDGWIVIALLIVMAIASWIVTWDRVSYMKKQAKANDRFMKSFRQLSDNLTALDRGEIDENAAVLGSKLSEEEAQMVRASSLYRIYHVGSEQISNRFANSDMIRLNGASISAIRAALDSMFVKESQRLNKLMVVLTISISGGPFLGLLGTVVGVMITFAAIAESGDVNVNAIAPGIAAALVATIAGLFVAIPALFAYNYLVTRIGELTSDMQVFIDEFVTKMAEFYSSESIADHRQAAE
- a CDS encoding ExbD/TolR family protein, which encodes MQLQSKGKPYDDINITPMLDLAYVLLIIFIVMTTATVQGQKVNLPKASAAPSLATPTTKAITVSNDGKIFLDTIPVTLPELEQRLVQQKALTPEFPVVLRGDAQTQYQSVMDVLDLLGRIGLSQVGLATKPLVK
- a CDS encoding TonB C-terminal domain-containing protein; its protein translation is MKKPPGKIADTEAGNRGAYLHYGAVVVFVMLMFAGGWYLVMSGSDMPAPKQVRELTVVNIVPPPPPPPPPEQKMIEQPKVTEETKMIEQPLDEKPPEKPADEPVKDAKSEEPPGPLSLDAKATGPGDLFNLGSKVGGSPYGGRGGGGSKFGWYASIVQTQIEAAIRANEKTKNAVMQLQFRIWADNTGRINRVELVNSSGSAEVDAAIRNDVIGRLTLREPPPNDMPMPINVRATGRKPT
- a CDS encoding putative porin, producing MFDRKTDTARRVLPLAVSMCALTLAVPALAQDGEATGKAKRPQVSRAKPVAPNSTTSLVNLLIKQGVITEEQGTALIKQAEDEAYVQREAAKGASARAEEAAKAATAAAAAASPPGTKHVTYVPEIVKRQLRDEIKREVMAKAEKENWASPGKYPEWAQRIRFYGDLRARYEGQFFPTGNDPRLVNFNAINTGNPYELSENNPYFAPTLNTSQDRDRARIRLRVGADIDVADSVVGGFRLASGDSNSPVSLNQSLGANGGNFSKYAIWIDRAFVRYQPSSDFSFSVGRFDNPFWSPTDLVWYRDLGFDGFAAQLKHEVAPGVTPFIVAGAFPTFNSDLNAGYNLDQKDFRDGLPGKYPSNDKWMYGIQAGVGVKFDPQSSFRFGVAYYDFTNTQGRASSPCFDVGPADVCDTDMTRPSFAQKGNTYYTLRNILPDLSLQNPAQQPAYQYFGLASQFRPVVVSGQVDLGDFHPVHIVIDSEYVNNTAFNRNSLLGLERYNPYTARTIANNTAPTSDGTTGPFNGGNQGWMTRLTVGHKQIKTLWDWNVHVGYKYLESDAMIDAFVDSDFGLGGTNLKGYFIGGNLGLSDNVWASLRYMSANNIAGGPYSVDIVQFDLNAKF